TCGAGAACTCGGGCCAATTCCTTGAGCAGACTGAAGAACTCGACGATATCCACCGCCCTCGAGGTGTACATCCGGCTGAGGGCAGCGAACTGCTCGACGAGCGTCATGAGTTGTGCCCGGTTGGTGACCATGGCTCGTATGCCGTTGTTGACGAAGTCGAGGCTGCGGTGGAAGTCGGCCGTGGATGCACTCATCGACGTGGTCAGGGCATTGGCCGACGAGATGAGGTCGCGCACCGCGTCGGGATACTTGTTGGCCGCGTTGGCAACCTCGGTGAAGGTGTCGTGGATGACGTCGCCGTCCACCTCTTTGATGACCGGCGTGGCCGCCTGGATGATGTCGTTCACCTCGAACGGTAATGTGACACGGCTTGACGGAATGACCTTGTGCCCCAGCGGCATAGCGCCCTTCGGGTCGAGCGAGATGTAGTGGCCACCCAGCGGGGTCAGCAGCTTGACGTCCAGGGTCGAATCCGAGCCGACCATCACCGATTTCTCGACATCGAACTTCATCTCGACGACCGCGCCGTCGAGGCGAACACTGGTGACCTTGCCCACCGGGATGCCGGCGATACGCACCTGATCGTCGACGCGTACACCGGCCGAGTTGGCCATGTGGGCGGTATAGGTCGTGTGACCTGTCGGGTTGAGGTAGGCCATCGCGGTGACCGCCAACGACACGACGATGACAAGGACGCCGATGACGCCGTGCCTGCGATTGCGGGATGCCGCTTCGCCTTCATCCAGCACACCCCGACGCCTGCCCAGCCGTGCGCGCCAGTCGGTGAGTCGGTTGTGCCACGCCGTCATCGGCACACCACCAAGTTCTGTTGGGCGAACGACACCTGGCCGATCCCCGGTAGTTCGACCTCTCCGTTCGAGCAGAAGAACGTCGGCTGGGCCGGCTGCGCATCCACCAGCCAGTTGCGCATCCCCTGGATCAACGACGGCGCCAGGGACAGGCCCGCGATGATCGTCGGCGTCTGCGGCCACATTCGGCTGACGAGGTCGTAGAGCGGAACCGTCGTCCCGTCGAAGGTGCGCTCGGTGTATTGCAGAAGATGGGTCATGGTTCGGAGCCCGGGCAGCTGAGTGTCCAGCGAGGCATTGAACTCCTCGCCCACCGAAGCGAACCTCGCCAGCGAGTCATTGAGCTCGGTGATGAGGTTGAACAGTTGCTGCGACTTGCCGCCCAGGTCTTGGGAGATCGCGCTGAGATTGCGAATCATGACGGTAATGACAGCCTGCCGGTCCACGGCCAACTTCGATATGACGTCGAGGTGATGAAGGAACGGGCCGATGCCGGATTCGTCGCCTTGAATCAGCCGCAGCAGGTTCTCCCCCAGGAGATTGAACTGGGCGGGGTCAAGGGTTTGGAATATCGGTTGGAAACCGTTGAACAGCTTGGCGACGTCGAAGGAGGGAATGGTCTGTCCCAGCGGGATCGTGCCGCTGTTGACCAACTGGCTGTCCGGCTCGGCCGGTTGAACGAGCTCCACATAGCGTTGACCGATCAGCGTCTGATAGCGCACGGCGGCAACGGTGTTGGTGAACAGCGGGTGGTCGGTTTGCGCGGTGAAATCCACCTTGGCGATCCGGCCGTCGAGGCGGATGGCCTCCACTTTGCCGACCTGTACGCCGGAGATGCGCACGTCGTCACCGACGTAAAGCCCTGACACATCGGAGAACTCCGCGGTGTAGCGAGACACCTTCCCGCTGACGGGGCTGCGTAGGGCGGTCAACACGATGAGCGTGCAGACCGCCGCGATCGCGGTGAAGATCGTCAACCACGTCACGGATTTGGCGACACTTCTCATCGGCCACCGCCTTGGGGCACCGTGTCAGGGAGGGGCAGCGGCATGGGCGGGGCGGTGGGAGAAAGCATGGGCGGGGCGGTGGGAGAAAGCATGGGCGGGGCGGTGGGAGAAAGCATGGGCGGGGCGGTGGGAGGCACCGGAGAATCCGCGGGCGTCGGTAACGGCAGGGCCGCCGCCAACCCCGGCATCGTCTCCAGCGTGAGTTCGAGTTGCATGCGGACCTTGCCGTCGATGATCGGAAAAGCCGCGCTGGTGCGGTCCAGCAGACCGGACAGCCGGTCGTACGCCGGCGCGAAGCTGCCCTGGAAGTACGAAAGCGGCAGCGACACGCTCATCATCGCGTCGATGATCGGGACCAGCCACGACATGTTCTTCGCGAGAATCTCGGTGGTGTCGAGGAGCAGCTTGGTGGTCTGATCCAAGATCGTGTTCATCCGCTGAACGCCGTCGGGGTGTGCCAGGAACTCCATCCCGTTGAGCAGGTCGTACGCCAACCCGATGAGTGGGACGGAGTCGCTGACACCGTTAATCACCGAAGCAAACACCGAAAGCGACTGCGAGAAGGGCACTCTCTGGGAGTCGGCGAGCATCTTGATCAGGTCGAAATAGGACCGGGTCACCGGCTGTGTGAGGTCGGAGTGCCTGCGCACCACCTCGATGATGTGGTCGACGTCGGGCGAGTCGATGATGTCGCCGAATTTCTGGCCTTCACGCAGCAGTCCGGTGATCGAGGTTGACCGCGCGTTGGTGTCGACCATCAGCGTCTGGTTCGGACGTAACCGCGGTCCGGTTCCGCTGCTCACCAGTTCGACGGCTGCGAGGCCGAAAGTGTTGGAGGACATGAAGTTCGCCGTTGTGTCGGCGGTCAGGACCGCCGCCTGGCGTGGCTCGAGCTCCAGCGTGATCTTCTGCTTGTTGTATCCGACCGTCTGCAGGCTCTCCACCGATCCGATCGTCAGACCGCGGAACTTCACCTCCGCTCCCGGCGTCAGTCCCTCACCGAGGGTGTCGGCCAGTACGGTCAGCTTGAACGTGTTGGCGAAGCCGCCGGTGCCCATCTGGTAGAGCACAGTGCCCGCAACACCCAGAATCACCGCGGCGATCAGGCCGCGGATCCGCAGTGAGCGCGAACTGAGCGCGCGCACACCCTGATTGGCAGACAGCGGATTACTCGATAACAGAGGCATGAGCGGCTATCCCGATATCCGAATGCCGGCGCTGTTACCCCAGAACAACAGCGTCAGAACCATATCCACGGCGACGACGGTGACGATGCTGGCGCGGATCGCTCGGCCGGAGGCCCGGCCGACACCTTCGGGGCCGCCGGTGGCGTAGTAGCCGTGATACGCGTGGATGACGATGATCAGTGTTACGAAGATGGCCGCCTTGAGCACCGAGAACACCACGTCGGACGGCTGGATGAACGAGCTGAAGTAGTGGTTGTACGTGCCCGAGGATTGCCCGTGCAGCACGTTGACCACCAGCGAGCACGACACATAGCTCAACACCAGGGTCACGATGTACAGCGGAATGATGGTCACCATGCCTGCGAGCACGCGGGTGGTGACGACGAACGGGATCGACCGGATACCAAGGGCTTCCAGCGCGTCGATTTCCTCGTTGATCCGCATGGCGCCGATCTCAGCGGTCATCCGGCAGCCGGCCTGCGCACCGAAACCGATGCCCGCGATCATCGGCGCCATCTCACGGGTGTTCGCATAGGCGGACACGAAACCGGTCAACGGGCCCATACCGACCATGTCGAGGGCCCCGTACCCTTCGATTCCCACCGCGCCGCCGACAGCCGCGCCCATCAGCACCAGGACGCCGATGGTGCCGCCACCGACGATGAGCGACCCGTTGCCCCACATCACGTCGACCAGTAGCACCCCGGTCTGGTGACGGTAGTTCCGCAGGGTGTGCGGTATCGCGGCGATCACCTGGATCAAGAACGAAAGCTGGTGACCGAGGCGCTGCAGAACCGAGTCACCTTGACCGACGACCCATGCGGGGGCACGCAGGACGCGCGGTAGATGTCGTGATGGTGTCGCCACTTCAGCCCACCCTCAGCGGCATGGACATGGACACGCCCTGCGTGATGATCAGGTTGAGGATGAACACCGCGACCACGCCGATGACGACGGAAGCGTTCACCGCATCGGCGACGCCGCGTGCCCCGCCCTTGGCCTCCAGCCCACGCTGACAGGCCACAAGTATCACGACCATGCCGAAAAGCCAGGTCTTGAGCATGGCGATCACGACGTCGCCGACGCTGGCGAAGGACGCGAACGAGGCGATGTAACTGCCAGGAGTGCCGGACTGGAAGCCCACATTGATCGCGTAGCCGGCCGCCAGGCCCATGAAGATGATGAATGCGCACAGCACCGGCGCCACGAGCACCATCGCCGCCAGCCGCGGGGCGACCAGCCGCTGCACCGGGTCCACGCCCATGACACGCAGCGCGTCGACCTCTTCACGAATGGTGCGTGCGCCGAGATCTGTTGCCACCGCCGAACCGGCGGCCCCGCCCAGCAGTAGCGCCGCCACCATGGGTGCGCCCTGCCGGATGACCCCGAGCCCCCCGGCGGCACCCGAGATCGACGAGGCACCGACCTGCTGGATGAAACTGCCGACCTGCACGGCCACGATGACCCCAAACGGGATCGACACCAGCAACGCTGGAATCGCGGTCACGCTGATGATGAACCAGGCCTGATTGATGGTGTCCCGCCACGGGTGGCGCAACCGAATCAGATCCACGATCAGGTAGCGGAATGACTGCGCGGCCAAGTCGAAGAAACGGCCCAACGTCTGCAACGAGGAATCGGACTTGGCAAGCGCGTACCGCAGTGGCCTGCTCAGGGCGGCGGGAAGCTGACGGCCCTTCGCCGTCTCCTGCGGTTCCTGATGCGGACTGAAGGTCACCGCGACGAGATCGGGGACGTCTGCGCCGTTGCTGGTGGCGAACGCATCGATATCGGGAAGTCCACCGACTTCCACGCCATTCGCTGCGTCCGCCGCTGTCGCGCGATCCACCCTCACGGTCAAATGTTGGTTCCCCCAGCACTCGGAGACGACGATTCCCCAGTACGCAAGCCTGGGCTGTTGTGCGTCCCACCAGCGGTGCCATAGTGCGGGCGTTCGATCGCGGTACTAACTGCCCGCTCCGAACAGCCATTGGGTGTTACGCACGCGACAATTAAACCCAGTCAGGAGGCTTTGCGGGCGTGGTTTGCATGGTTGGGCGGGCGGCGCCGGTCAGGGCAGGGGCGCACTCCACGTCAACTTGGTGCCACCGGTCGGTACCGCTTCGACGGTGAACGACCCACCGACCTCTTCGGCGCGCTTGTGCAGGTTCCTCAGCCCGCTGCCGGTGATCTCACCCTCGATGCCGCATCCGTTGTCGGTGACCTCGATGGTCAAGTCGTCCCCGACCCCGACGCTGACCGCGATCGAGGCGGCTTGCGCGTGCCTGACGGCGTTGCTCACCGCTTCTCGGACAACAGCTTCGGCGTGGTCGGCGAGGGTCGCGTCGACCACCGAAAGCGGCCCCGCGTATTGCACGGTGGTGCGAATTCCTGCGGTGGCGAATTGTGCGACGGCTTCGTCGAGCCGTTGGCGCAGCCGGGTCACCCCGGCTGACGACCCGTGCAGGTCGAAGATCGCCGTCCGGATGTCCTGAATCACCTGTTGGAGGTCGTCGACGGATTCCACCAGCCGCTGCTGCACCTCCGGCGCCCGTGCCCGCGGGATCGTGCCCTGCAGGGCGAGGCCCACCGCAAACAGCCGCTGGATGACGTGATCGTGCAGGTCACGGGCGATGCGATCGCGGTCGCTGAGGATGCTCAGCTCACGCATCTGGCGCTGCGCGCTGGCCAGCTGCCAGGCCAGGGCCGCCTGGTCGGCGAAGGCGGTCATCATGTCGAACTGCTCGGAACTGAACCGCGGCGCCCCGACCGGGCGTAGGGCGACCAGCACGCCGGCGACCTCGTCGCTGGCACGCAGCGGCAGCACCAGCGCCGGACCGGTCTCCGCCGCGTCCAACTCGATGTGGTCGAACCGACCGGGGGTGCGCTGGACGAATGCGTCTCCGATCGGTGTGCCCTCGACGGGGATGCAGCGCACCGACGCCCCCGGTCCGTCACCGGAGGTCGCGGTGACGACGAGCTCGGTGGTCTCGGCGACGGGTAGATCCGCATCGGCCGGGACGGCCACCAGGGTCAGCTCGGCACCGCTCAGATGCCGGGACTGGTCGGCGACCATGCGGAACACCGTGGCGGGATCGGTCCCCGCGAGGAGCTCGGTCCCGATATCGCGGGTCGCCTCGATCCACGACTGCCTGGTCCTGGACTGTTCGTAGAGCCGGGCGTTGTCGATCGCGATGCCAGCGGCGGCCGCCAGGGCCTGGACCAGTACCTCGTCGTCCTCGCTGAACGGCAGCCCGCCCACCTTCTCCGTCAGATACAGGTTGCCGAACACCTCGTCGCGAGTGCGCACCGGTACGCCGAGGAACGTTCGCATGGGCGGATGGTTCGGGGGGAACCCGACGGAGGACAGGTGATGCGAAATATTGTCCAGGCGAATCGGTTTGGGGTCGTCGATCAGCACCCCGAGTACGCCACGGCCCTCCGGGAGGTGGCCGATCAGCTCACGCGTCTGCTCGTCGATGCCCTCGTAGATGAACTCCACCAGTTCGTGGTCGTGGCCGCGCACGCCGAGGGCGCCGTACTGGGCGTCGACCAGCTCGATGGCTGTGTGCACGATCGTCTTCAGGGTCTGATCCAATTCGAGACCCGCGGTGACCACCAGCATGGCCTCGACGAGACCGTCCAGGCGGTCCCGACCCTCGACGATCTGCTCGACGCGGTCCTGCACCTCCGTGAGCAGCTCCCGCAGCCGCAACCCCGACAGGGTTTCACGCACCCGCGGCGCACGTGGCTCAGCGCTCGCCCCCGGCCCATCGCTCACCGCCTCATCGTGCCACCGGGCTCGCCAAATGTCGGCGATTCCGGGGGGCAACTGACGCGGCTGACGTTTTTCCCTGCTCACGTTGAAGTCAGGTGCTCCGGGCGGTTTCGCCTCGGTGGCATCGGTATTGCGTCATGACGCCATCGACACGGCCATCACTGCCGCCGGCCACGGTTAGAGGTCTGCGCATACGACAAAACTAGAAATGCACAGGGGCACGGCGAAGGGCCGAAGGTCCCAACCATCGATGCCAATTGCGCCCTACATCGTCGGCGCGAAGAGGCCCATCATCGGGTGATGGCACGCAAGCAATGGCTGGTCATGGAGCCCTTGGCGGCGACGGCGTCTGAGGCCGGGTCGCGCGACGCGCCCTTCCGCACCCGGCTCGCCGGCGCGGGACGGCATCTGCCGACGACCCGCCTTGCAACGGACAAGCTGATGTCGACAACCCGACACCGCACCCACATCGACCTCGAACGCCTGACGGGGATCCGAGAGCGGCGCGTGTCGGTGGGCGACGAGGACTCGTACAGTCTGGCGACCGCGGCGGCGGTGAAGTGTCTCGACAACGCACAAACAGACGCCGCGTCGGTCGACGCGGTGATCAACTGCAGCATCACCAAGCTTCGCAGCGACTTCACCCAGTGGCTGGAACCGACGATGAGCGGCGCGGTGGCCCGCGCGATCGGCGCCGAGAACGCGCTGACATTCGACCTGTCCAACGCGTGCGCCGGAATGTTGACCGGAGTCACGTTGGCCAACAACTGGATTCGCCAAGGCTTCATCGAACGCGCACTCGTGGTCAGCGGTGAATACATCTCGCAGTTGGGTCAGAACGCGGCGCGTCATATCCGCACCATCATGAGCAAGGAGCTCGCCTCGCTGACCCTCGGCGACGCCGGGGCGGCCCTGCTTCTCGAGCGGGCCGAGCCCGGCAGCGCGGGCATCGACTTCGCGGGATTCACGACCGTCGCCCAGTACAGCAGACTGTGTCTCGCCTATCCGACGGACGACGAACCCGCCGCGCGCATGTTCACCGACGCGCGGGGCATCCACAAGGCAGCGATGGCGAACACCCCGGTGCTGCTGCACGAAGTGCTTGACACGGTGGGCATCTCGATCCACGACATCGACCACGTGATCACACATCAAACCTCTGCCCGGGCGATCCGCAAAGGCATGGCGAAGATCTCCGCGGAATTCGGTGACGCCCCGCAGCATGATGCCGTGATCACCGTCGACCGGTACGGCAACACCGCGTCGACCACTCACACCGTCGCCCTCGTCGAGGAGCTGGAGGCCGGAAACATCAAGCCTGGAGAAACAATTGCGTTGATCGCTCTGGCGTCAGGGCTGGAGATCGGCATCATCCTGCTGACGCTGGATGAAGAAATGGTGGGTCGTCATGGGCATGCTGATTGATCGCGTCGCCATCGTGGAGCGCGGATGGCGCAACCGCCACAGCGCCCTGCGGCTCGCCGTGAAGTCGGCCGAGGACTGCCTCCGCGGAGCCGGACGCACGGCCGACGAAGTCGACCTGTTGGTCAACGCGGGCATTTACCGCGATCGCAACCTGGCCGAGCCCGCCCTCGCCGCCCTGATCCAACAGGACATCGGCGCCAATCCTGAGGAACCGCACCAAAACGCGCACGGCACATTCTCGTTCGATGTCGCGAACGGAGCGTGCGGTGTGCTGACTGCGCTGCAGATCGTCGACGGATTTCTGAACTCGCGCGCTATCGACTGCGCCCTGGTGGTGGCCAGCGATGCCGATCCCGGACGCCGCCAGAGCGAGGACTTTCCGTTCACGCCTGCCGGAGCATCGCTGCTGTGTTCGCGGGCGACCCACGGGCGCGGGCTCGGACGAACGTACTGGAAGAATCTGCCCGAGCACAGCGACGCGTTCCGCGCCACCGTCGGACTGCAGAACGGGCGACGAAACATGCTGCGCTTTCAGGAGACATCATCACTGGACGCACACTATGCAAAGGCCGCGGCACTGGCTGCCGGCCAATGTCTCGACGAATCGGGTCTCACGATCGACGACGTCGACGCCATCGCCGCCGCGCCGGCGCGACCCCGCTTCCGAGCCGTACTGGCGAAGCAGTTGGGTGTGGAGACCGAAGCCATCACCGTCGGCGACGATGCGGGCATGCACACCGTCGCATTGGTCTCCGCATTCGACCGCGCCGCCAAGGTGATCGGCGAGACAGGCGTGATGCTTGTCGCTGCCGCGGGTGCCGGAGTCACAGCCGGCGCCGCGCTGTACCGGTTCTGAAATCAGCTCACTGTCCGAGGACTACAACCCCGTCGGGTACGTCTCCGGCGTCTCGCCGGCCTCCCACACGCTCGTCGTCTCGAGTGGCTCGAGCGCCCGCGTTCGGTCGATGTGGATGATCGCGTCGAACTGTTCGCCGGGGCGAACATGGTAGTAATGGCTCTGCCTTTCGGTCTCGGGCAGATAGATGACGCCGATGGCCCGTCCCAACCGAACGGTGTCCAACGGATCGGCCGCGGCACGGCTGATAGCCGGTGACACCAGGAACTCCGGGCGCCCGGACTCGTGGAACAGTTCCTCGACGCTGCCGTTCAAGGCGGGCCTGACGACCTTGCGTTCGGCGATTCCGCCCCATTCACTGGCAGCCGTGACGGTGCCCCAATACGTGGTGAAGCCGATCAGGCGGCAGTCCTGACCGTACCGCTCACGTACGAGCTGACCGAGGGTGAGCTGCCCGTCGCCACCCACTTCGGTGGCCCTGGCGTCCCCGACGTGAGAGTTGTGGGCCCACACCACGATTCGAGCTGAATGCTGATCGCCGTGACGGCTCAGATGTGCCATCAGCGCTTGCAGGGTCTGGGCCATGTGGCGATCCCGCAGATTCCAGGACGTGACTCTGCCGCTGAACATCGCCCGGTAGTACACCTCTGCGTCCCGCACGGTCTGCGCGTTCTGCTGGGCATAGAACGCCTCGTCCTCGGCCAGCAGACCGTCACGTCGCGCATATTCCGCTGCGGTGCGCTGCATCTCGACCAGTTGCTCGAGCGCTTCGCGCTCACACGACAACCCGGCACCGAACGCTGCGGCAAACCCGTACGCCTGACCGTCGTCGGCCGACACGTGGTCGAAGCACGCGTACCTGGCCCTCGCCCGCGCCGCCGCCCGCGGATCAACCTTGTCGAGGTAGGAGATCACTTCTTGTATCGACCGGTGCAGGCTGTAGAGGTCGAGCCCATAGAAACCCGCCTGACGTCCCCCGACGGTTCGGGCGCGCTGGTTGTGGTCGTACAGCCAGTCGACGAACTCGCGCACCGCGGTGTTGCGCCACATCCACGCGGGGAACCTCTCGAAGCCCCTTAATGCCTCCTCCGCGGATTGGTCATCGCTGCGACCGTGGACGTAACGGTTGACCCGATAGGCATCGGGCCAGTCGGCCTCGGCGGCGACACCGACGAAGCCCTTCTCCTCGATGAGCCATCTGGTGATTTCGGCACGCGCCCGATAGAACTCGTGGGTCCCATGCGAGCTCTCGCCGATCAGGACGATGTGGGCGTCCCCGATGATCTCCTCGAGCACCTCAGGAGACGGCACACCGCCGGGTGCGTCGACGGCAACACGCTCGATCGCCTCCGCGGGGCTCTCCTTTATACGGATCGCAGCGGTGGCGAAACCCGTTGTCGGGGTGGCAAGTAGGCCACGCACCTCCTGATCGCTCACCTGATGGAAATCCCAGAACGACTCACCGACCGCCAGAAACGGCGTCGGCATCGAGGCACAGACGACATCGTCAACGATCGCCGCGAACTCGCGGCAGGTCGATTCGGGTGCAGCAGGCACCGCGATCACGATTTCCGCGGGCTCCATCTCGCGCAGGGCCTGCACTGCGGCGAGCATGCTCGCACCTGTCGCCAAACCGTCGTCGACCAGGATCACGGTCTTACCCGCCAGGTCCAACGGAGGCCGATCACCGCGGTAGGCGGTCTCCCGTCGGATGAGCTCTCGTCCTTCGCGTTCGGCGACATCGCGCAGCTGTTGCGGCGTCACCCGCAACGCACGGAGCACGTCGTCGTTGACGACCACCCGCCCGCCGCTGGCCAACGCGCCGACGGCGAACTCCTCATGCCCTGGGGCGCCCAGCTTGCGAACGACGAAAGCATCAAGGGGCGCACCCAAGGCCGCCGCCACCTCCCAGGCGACGGGTATGCCGCCGCGGGGCAGCCCCAGCACGATGACGTTTTCGCGCCCGCGATAGGCGCCGAGCAAGTCGGCCAGCACCCGACCCGCTTCGCGACGATCGCGGAAGACGCGCCTGGGTTGGCTCCTCAACGTCTCGGAGGTCCGGCCCATCTCTGCACTCCCCCTTCTTCAGGGCTGCAGGGTCGCCGGCTGTCCGGTCACGCGCTCGATGTCTTGAGCAGACACAGCCATCAACCGCTTCCCCAGGTCCGTCAGCGCGCGGCCGACGGCCAGCTCGTCACCGATCTCAGCGATATCGCGATCCTCCGGATTCAGCCGCGCCGTGCCGATACCCACCTCTTCTATTTCGCGCCAGCGCAGCCGCGCCTTGGCTCGGGTGAGCCCCATGTGCTCATCGATCGACACCTCGACTGTCCAGTTCTTCGCGACGTGATCTGATCGTTCCCCGGTCATCGCAGTCATCTCCTCTTAGTCCACTCCTGTATCCGACCACCGCACATCGGCGTCGGGTAGGGACCGAAGTCCCCGCTCAGTGGGCCGTTGGGCGATCAGTGTCCGCGACGGCCGCTGTCGGACCTGCGGCAACAGCTACGGCGAATGTCGGTCGGATCAGGGACTACCGGCCCTAGCCGCATCGTGGCTGCACACCGCACTGTTGGACCATGATCGCGAACGGACTGCGGCTCGCCGGTGCGCTGGCGTTCTTGTATGCGGCGCGGAGGTACTACCGCAACTGGGGCACCACCAAGGAAGAAAGCCAGATGTACCTCGACGGCGATGCGCTCATCTTCGGGCCCGTCGTGCGGAGTACCGAGGCGGTGTGGATAGACGCTCCGGCCAGCGCGGTATGGCCGTGGCTGGTGCAGATGGGTCACGACCGCGGCGGCCTGTACACATTCGAGAAAGTGGAGAACCTCGCCGGGCTGCATTACGTCAACGCCGACAGTATCCATCCCGAATGGCAGCATCTCGCGCCGGGCGACATCGTCAGGCTCGTTCCCCGCGGTTGGATGGGATTGCGCGACGGGTTCGCCCTCGAGGTGGTCGAGGTCAACGATCAAGAGTCCGAGAAATCTATCGTGTTGCGGGGTTCGGTGGGCCAAACCTGGAATGTGGTGTGGTCCTTCCACGTCATTCCTCACTGGGAGGATCGCTGCCGCCTTCTCATCCGGATTCGGACGCCGTTGCGTCTACCGAGTCAGGTGCCGGTGACCGAGCTCTTGGGACCGGCGACGGCGTTCGTGACCCGGGGCATATTGCTCGGCATCAAGCGGCGGGCGCAGCAGCAGGTGCAGGCCGAGGTGTCGGCCTCCCAGGCAAGCGACGATCTGCACGTCCTCTAGTTTTGCCGGGCTTCTCCGCACCAGGACGCGGAGGAGCCCGGCCCCCTCAGGCGATGGTGAATTCGCGATCCGGCTCGGATCCGAAGGTGAACCGTCGGCCGGTGACGCTCAGCGGGCGGATGCGCACATAGTGCTGTTTCACCGTGGCCGTCCACGGGAGCAGTTGGGCGCGTTCGGCTTCGGCGATCTCGTCGTCGGTATGCAGCGATCGCGCGAGGCCCTTGACGATCACGCTCCATCCTTCGTCGGCGTTGTGGTCATCGACCTCGAACAGCACGTTGTGGTTGATCGCGGTGCTGATCAGCTTGGTGCCCTCCGCCGTGCGGAACAACACCGTCCGGTTCTGGACGACGAAGTTGACCGGAAATATCTCCGGCTGACCGTCGACGGCCGTGACGAGCCGTCCCAGCGCGGCGCTGGACATCAACTTCCAGCACTCACTCTCCGGCAGGATGGCGATCGGTTGCGTCGGTGTGGTCATGGTCATGAGGCTACCCAACACGGTGGTCCCGCGAATGCGGCCAAAAGTCACATAACTTCAGGACTCAGGGGGTCAATTCCTCGAGCGTCGGAGGGCCGAGGCCGACAGACCAGAAAAATGAGCTGTCGCGTCGTTCAGGTTCCGCTTCGCCGCTGGCGTCAAACCCTGTTCGAGTCCGAACTCATACCCTCGGATCGCAAGCACATGCACAATCGGCAGGCGATCGAAACACTGCTGGCAGGTCGCCATGATCGCCGGAATCGAAATGGCGTGCGACGTGAAGCTGAAGTCCATTCGCGGTGCCGCGCGTTCCAGCGTGAAGGATTCCACCGCGGCATCCTTGGTAG
The nucleotide sequence above comes from Mycolicibacterium moriokaense. Encoded proteins:
- a CDS encoding GAF domain-containing sensor histidine kinase, encoding MSDGPGASAEPRAPRVRETLSGLRLRELLTEVQDRVEQIVEGRDRLDGLVEAMLVVTAGLELDQTLKTIVHTAIELVDAQYGALGVRGHDHELVEFIYEGIDEQTRELIGHLPEGRGVLGVLIDDPKPIRLDNISHHLSSVGFPPNHPPMRTFLGVPVRTRDEVFGNLYLTEKVGGLPFSEDDEVLVQALAAAAGIAIDNARLYEQSRTRQSWIEATRDIGTELLAGTDPATVFRMVADQSRHLSGAELTLVAVPADADLPVAETTELVVTATSGDGPGASVRCIPVEGTPIGDAFVQRTPGRFDHIELDAAETGPALVLPLRASDEVAGVLVALRPVGAPRFSSEQFDMMTAFADQAALAWQLASAQRQMRELSILSDRDRIARDLHDHVIQRLFAVGLALQGTIPRARAPEVQQRLVESVDDLQQVIQDIRTAIFDLHGSSAGVTRLRQRLDEAVAQFATAGIRTTVQYAGPLSVVDATLADHAEAVVREAVSNAVRHAQAASIAVSVGVGDDLTIEVTDNGCGIEGEITGSGLRNLHKRAEEVGGSFTVEAVPTGGTKLTWSAPLP
- a CDS encoding MlaD family protein translates to MRSVAKSVTWLTIFTAIAAVCTLIVLTALRSPVSGKVSRYTAEFSDVSGLYVGDDVRISGVQVGKVEAIRLDGRIAKVDFTAQTDHPLFTNTVAAVRYQTLIGQRYVELVQPAEPDSQLVNSGTIPLGQTIPSFDVAKLFNGFQPIFQTLDPAQFNLLGENLLRLIQGDESGIGPFLHHLDVISKLAVDRQAVITVMIRNLSAISQDLGGKSQQLFNLITELNDSLARFASVGEEFNASLDTQLPGLRTMTHLLQYTERTFDGTTVPLYDLVSRMWPQTPTIIAGLSLAPSLIQGMRNWLVDAQPAQPTFFCSNGEVELPGIGQVSFAQQNLVVCR
- a CDS encoding MlaD family protein, with product MTAWHNRLTDWRARLGRRRGVLDEGEAASRNRRHGVIGVLVIVVSLAVTAMAYLNPTGHTTYTAHMANSAGVRVDDQVRIAGIPVGKVTSVRLDGAVVEMKFDVEKSVMVGSDSTLDVKLLTPLGGHYISLDPKGAMPLGHKVIPSSRVTLPFEVNDIIQAATPVIKEVDGDVIHDTFTEVANAANKYPDAVRDLISSANALTTSMSASTADFHRSLDFVNNGIRAMVTNRAQLMTLVEQFAALSRMYTSRAVDIVEFFSLLKELARVLDRVATFYGREVAPITEGLEDITDTLTAHPERWGMALDGLGQTLNIVVPMLSGNGVIFDKSDVRLAPGQDLCLPNIMRHC
- a CDS encoding MlaE family ABC transporter permease; its protein translation is MTVRVDRATAADAANGVEVGGLPDIDAFATSNGADVPDLVAVTFSPHQEPQETAKGRQLPAALSRPLRYALAKSDSSLQTLGRFFDLAAQSFRYLIVDLIRLRHPWRDTINQAWFIISVTAIPALLVSIPFGVIVAVQVGSFIQQVGASSISGAAGGLGVIRQGAPMVAALLLGGAAGSAVATDLGARTIREEVDALRVMGVDPVQRLVAPRLAAMVLVAPVLCAFIIFMGLAAGYAINVGFQSGTPGSYIASFASFASVGDVVIAMLKTWLFGMVVILVACQRGLEAKGGARGVADAVNASVVIGVVAVFILNLIITQGVSMSMPLRVG
- a CDS encoding MlaE family ABC transporter permease; this translates as MATPSRHLPRVLRAPAWVVGQGDSVLQRLGHQLSFLIQVIAAIPHTLRNYRHQTGVLLVDVMWGNGSLIVGGGTIGVLVLMGAAVGGAVGIEGYGALDMVGMGPLTGFVSAYANTREMAPMIAGIGFGAQAGCRMTAEIGAMRINEEIDALEALGIRSIPFVVTTRVLAGMVTIIPLYIVTLVLSYVSCSLVVNVLHGQSSGTYNHYFSSFIQPSDVVFSVLKAAIFVTLIIVIHAYHGYYATGGPEGVGRASGRAIRASIVTVVAVDMVLTLLFWGNSAGIRISG
- a CDS encoding MlaD family protein encodes the protein MPLLSSNPLSANQGVRALSSRSLRIRGLIAAVILGVAGTVLYQMGTGGFANTFKLTVLADTLGEGLTPGAEVKFRGLTIGSVESLQTVGYNKQKITLELEPRQAAVLTADTTANFMSSNTFGLAAVELVSSGTGPRLRPNQTLMVDTNARSTSITGLLREGQKFGDIIDSPDVDHIIEVVRRHSDLTQPVTRSYFDLIKMLADSQRVPFSQSLSVFASVINGVSDSVPLIGLAYDLLNGMEFLAHPDGVQRMNTILDQTTKLLLDTTEILAKNMSWLVPIIDAMMSVSLPLSYFQGSFAPAYDRLSGLLDRTSAAFPIIDGKVRMQLELTLETMPGLAAALPLPTPADSPVPPTAPPMLSPTAPPMLSPTAPPMLSPTAPPMPLPLPDTVPQGGGR